Proteins from a single region of Candidatus Hydrogenedentota bacterium:
- a CDS encoding PfaD family polyunsaturated fatty acid/polyketide biosynthesis protein, with amino-acid sequence MPLITQEKTEASRQTGAHWGGVPADAPTLPLAAPEFTALLQDTARPFVLVRLPDGALAATRSLPDPGLNGDALPAVALGLPVRAAQLGDPTFRYDYGVKFAYYGGAMANGIASEELVEALANAGLLGIFGAAGLALDRVTQAIDRLQTTLGDLPFGCNLIHSPNEQDLEAAVVQLYLDKGVRLAEASAFLDLTPHVVRYRVHGIHEDENGAVVTPNRLIAKVSRVEVATKFLSPPPFAILEKLVAAGHITGRQAQLAARIPMCDDLTAEADSGGHTDNRPAIALLPAMIALRDRIQAEYAYAKAPRVGLAGGISTPHAAAAAFAMGAAFVVTGTVNQACVESGSSDIVRQMLAEAEQADTAMAPAADMFEMGVEVQVLKRGTMFSMRAAKLYELYRHHKSIEELPVAERDKLEKQYFRKSIAEEWASTKAFFAERDPKQLVRAEQDPRHKMALLFRSYLGQASIWANRGDASRKIDYQVWCGPAMGAFNEWVRGSFLEDPKRREVATVVLNILHGAAVVQRYTSLTSQGVPLPSVCGQYRPLDRSQLEEVVQ; translated from the coding sequence ATGCCGCTGATTACCCAGGAGAAAACCGAAGCGTCCCGGCAAACGGGCGCCCACTGGGGCGGTGTGCCCGCGGATGCCCCCACGCTCCCCCTGGCCGCCCCCGAATTCACCGCGCTCCTTCAGGACACCGCGCGCCCTTTCGTCCTCGTGCGCCTGCCCGATGGCGCCCTGGCCGCCACTCGCTCCCTGCCGGATCCCGGTCTGAACGGTGACGCCCTGCCCGCCGTGGCCCTGGGCCTGCCCGTGCGCGCCGCGCAGCTGGGCGATCCAACCTTCCGTTACGACTACGGCGTGAAATTCGCCTACTACGGCGGCGCCATGGCCAACGGCATCGCCTCCGAAGAACTCGTGGAAGCCCTCGCGAACGCCGGCCTCCTGGGCATCTTCGGGGCCGCCGGCCTCGCCCTGGATCGCGTCACGCAGGCCATCGATCGCCTCCAGACCACCCTCGGCGACCTCCCCTTCGGCTGCAATCTCATCCACAGCCCCAATGAGCAGGACCTCGAAGCCGCCGTAGTGCAACTTTACCTCGACAAAGGCGTCCGACTCGCCGAGGCTTCCGCCTTTCTCGACCTGACGCCCCACGTGGTCCGCTATCGCGTTCACGGCATCCACGAGGACGAAAACGGCGCCGTCGTAACGCCGAACCGTCTCATCGCGAAGGTCTCGCGCGTCGAAGTGGCGACCAAGTTCCTTTCTCCCCCGCCCTTCGCCATTTTGGAAAAGCTCGTGGCGGCGGGACACATCACGGGACGCCAGGCGCAACTGGCCGCGCGCATTCCCATGTGCGACGATCTCACCGCGGAAGCGGATTCCGGCGGCCACACGGACAACCGCCCCGCAATCGCCCTGCTCCCCGCCATGATCGCCCTGCGTGACCGCATCCAGGCGGAATATGCCTACGCCAAAGCACCGCGCGTCGGCCTGGCCGGCGGCATTTCCACCCCCCACGCCGCCGCCGCCGCATTCGCCATGGGCGCGGCCTTCGTGGTGACCGGCACCGTGAACCAGGCCTGCGTCGAAAGCGGCTCGTCCGACATCGTGCGCCAGATGCTCGCCGAAGCCGAACAGGCCGACACCGCCATGGCGCCCGCCGCCGACATGTTCGAAATGGGCGTCGAAGTGCAGGTCCTCAAGCGCGGGACAATGTTCAGCATGCGCGCCGCGAAACTCTACGAGCTCTACCGGCACCACAAGAGCATCGAAGAATTGCCCGTCGCCGAGCGCGATAAACTCGAGAAGCAGTATTTCCGCAAGAGCATCGCGGAGGAGTGGGCTTCGACAAAGGCGTTCTTCGCCGAACGCGATCCGAAGCAGTTGGTCCGCGCCGAACAGGACCCACGCCACAAGATGGCGCTCCTTTTCCGTTCCTATCTCGGCCAGGCTTCCATCTGGGCCAATCGCGGCGATGCCTCCCGCAAAATCGATTACCAGGTCTGGTGCGGCCCCGCCATGGGCGCGTTTAACGAGTGGGTGCGCGGCTCCTTTCTTGAAGACCCGAAACGCCGCGAAGTCGCCACGGTTGTGCTGAATATTCTCCACGGCGCGGCGGTAGTCCAGCGATACACCAGCCTCACGAGCCAGGGCGTGCCCCTCCCAAGCGTATGCGGGCAATACCGGCCCCTGGACCGTTCCCAACTGGAGGAAGTAGTACAGTGA
- a CDS encoding SDR family NAD(P)-dependent oxidoreductase: protein MRAIPAPGPFPTGGSSTVTTRPNSPAPADIAIVGLGCLFPRANHLGAFWANIKHGVDAIIETPETHWRPEDYYDADPKRPDFTYGRRGGFLEPIDFNPLDYGMPPNTLEATDTAQLLGMVAAERALQDAGYGKDLDFDRDRVSVVLGVTGALELVIPLGARLGHPKWREAMTDAGLDRETIEDVLGRMADQYVPWQEASFPGLLGNVVAGRITKHLNLGGTNCVVDAACASSLSAVHLAMLELQSGKSDVVLSGGVDTFNDIFMFMCFSKTPALSPTGDAKPFDANGDGTILGEGLGMVVLKRLADAERDNDRIYAVIKGIGASSDGKGDAIYAPSAPGQVKALRRAYEQAQIDPHTIELVEAHGTGTAKGDAVEISALSQVYGASETGPWCAIGSVKSQIGHTKAAAGSAALIKATLALYNKVLPPTIKVKQPLAPLREAQTPFYVNTTLRPWLPREAHPRRAALSALGFGGSNFHCVLEEHGAEKPAPDWDGTVELLAFSGAGADDLSRALDAFPANGSWAEAQLAARQLRADFDAAAPCRLLIVAQQHETDLGKLIAQAKSTLASKGTSAAWTLPTGIFFGYGAAPGKLAFVFPGQGTQYTGMLRDLACQFPEFLDVLARANAVYGGETARLSDRIYPVPAFSPEDEAEQMKALTATAVAPSAIGTVSAGALRVVERFGIAPDAIAGHSYGEIVGLLASGKVDEDAFHRLSKLRGALMGQGEGDKGAMMAVRALEADAEAIIREENLDDVIIANKNAPEQMVLAGGTEAIARADKAFAARGVQTKILPVAAAFHSRFVSHVRDPFLDALRKMDLREGDVTLYSNTLAAPYPADREAAEVLIAEQLAKPVAFVDQIRRMRDDGVHTFFEIGPGSRMSGLIGAILDDTPHRAVAVDSSGGKRDGVADLARALAELAALGHRVDLAAWNDGCRIDPAALRPKAKLSVPLCGANHVTPRAKKPKAAPRPAVQAAAHAQPSDNPMPSSTASQTPPTPAPQSVAPAASSHPMEQHLIALQRMQQQTAELHRQFLEGQQAAMETFRALLLGHTPDAASPAQPARTTPAPAVPVAPPSPVASTVPASVPSHAPEAPSAQSIPSAAPVVADTSRIEAALLATIAEKTGYPADMLELTMSLDADLGIDSIKRVEILSALKERLPEAPEFGPDQLGQFHSLGDIVSYIGANTSSASALSQASNATAADSSHIEAALLATIAEKTGYPADMLELSMALDADLGIDSIKRVEILSALKERLPEAPEFGPDQLGQFHSLGDIVAYIGANTASATAPPAPSDLRPAPAGADTSQIETALLQVIDEKTGYPSDMLELSMSLDADLGIDSIKRVEILSALKEKLPITPEFGPDQLGQFHTLGDIVAYIAASAPSAPASASMAPSAPAPDNGQVEAALLATIAEKTGYPADMLELTMALDADLGIDSIKRVEILSALREKLPNIPEFGPDQLGQFQTLGDIVAYIGTGASAPAAPSASQELPSAPAAAPAGDPLSVAALEAFDFELGAPASLPANGTVLLVASGDPLDATLADALHARGFTTHTVPWDSDPASAGVNTPVGLVLVAPAGPCPEGYVPRAFDWIQAIGAHMQRAENAFLATVTQIDGAFGLNQAGENAESGALAGLLKTAAQEWPSLHGRALDIAAGTAPERLVEAMLAEGPVEIGVSPDRFCTLRLQPLDVPTAETDPVQLGEVVVISGGARGVTADVALAMARAWKPTLVLLGRSDAPAPEEAWLQPLQSEQEIQQALIQQAGGALKPKELRDRLNAILRNRAALRNIEAMEAAGAAVEYFAADIRDRDAIVDLLDEVRGEYGPIRGIVHGAGVLADRLIADKTPEQFDRVYGTKVDGLRALLAGAASDDLRFIVCFSSSTGRFGRKGQVDYAAANEALNKCARREAQARPDCRVLSVNWGPWAGGMVTDDLARLFKAEGVGLIGLEDGARYLVDELRQPAPRPVEVVVMGGAIPEFNEIPKPAAPARKTAAPAAKPAIEVDLSVEAFPFLRSHVLSNKAVLPVAMITEWFAHTALHAHPGLRFHGFDSLRVFKGVTLDANERVRLALCTGDMLRTPDGYAVPVELRSNPSGDKEILHAAAEIHLADALPSAEARIKPANLRKKAYNNGGLYEGGHLFHGPAFQGLHAVDGAANDIIAALVGRAPAPKEWIVSPLRNTWLADPLILDSSFQMMILWTFRQYGVGSLPSYLGSYRQYAARFPQDGARILVQVTEHNKRKATADIEFVDPKSGALIARIDGYECTLGSFLNKAFQNNTLDAPETIGTATEQASKTHQ, encoded by the coding sequence ATGCGGGCAATACCGGCCCCTGGACCGTTCCCAACTGGAGGAAGTAGTACAGTGACAACCCGTCCAAATTCCCCCGCCCCCGCGGATATCGCGATCGTGGGCCTGGGCTGCCTCTTCCCAAGGGCCAACCACCTGGGCGCCTTCTGGGCGAACATCAAGCACGGTGTGGACGCCATTATCGAAACCCCCGAGACGCACTGGCGGCCCGAAGACTACTACGACGCCGACCCCAAACGCCCCGACTTCACCTATGGCAGGCGCGGCGGCTTCCTGGAGCCCATCGACTTCAATCCGCTCGACTACGGCATGCCCCCCAACACGCTGGAAGCCACCGACACCGCGCAGCTCCTGGGCATGGTGGCCGCCGAGCGCGCCCTCCAGGATGCGGGCTATGGCAAGGACCTCGACTTCGATCGCGACCGCGTCAGCGTCGTACTCGGCGTCACGGGCGCCCTCGAACTGGTCATTCCCCTCGGCGCGCGCCTGGGTCACCCGAAGTGGCGCGAGGCCATGACCGATGCCGGCCTCGACCGAGAAACAATAGAAGATGTCCTCGGCCGCATGGCGGATCAGTACGTCCCCTGGCAGGAAGCCTCGTTCCCCGGTCTTCTGGGCAACGTGGTCGCCGGCCGCATCACCAAGCACCTCAACCTCGGCGGCACGAACTGCGTCGTGGACGCCGCGTGCGCCAGCTCCCTGAGCGCGGTCCACCTCGCGATGCTGGAGCTCCAATCCGGCAAGAGCGATGTCGTCCTCTCGGGCGGCGTGGACACCTTCAACGACATCTTCATGTTCATGTGCTTCAGCAAGACGCCCGCCCTTTCGCCCACGGGCGACGCAAAGCCCTTCGACGCGAATGGCGATGGCACCATCCTCGGCGAAGGACTCGGCATGGTGGTGTTGAAGCGCCTGGCCGACGCCGAGCGCGACAACGACCGCATCTACGCCGTCATCAAGGGCATTGGCGCCTCCAGCGACGGCAAGGGCGACGCCATCTACGCCCCGAGCGCGCCCGGCCAGGTGAAAGCCCTCCGGCGCGCCTACGAACAGGCCCAGATCGACCCGCACACCATCGAACTGGTCGAGGCGCACGGCACCGGAACCGCCAAGGGCGACGCGGTCGAGATCAGCGCGCTCTCCCAGGTCTACGGCGCCTCCGAAACCGGCCCCTGGTGCGCCATCGGCTCCGTGAAGTCGCAAATCGGCCACACCAAGGCCGCCGCGGGTTCCGCCGCCCTGATCAAAGCCACCCTGGCGCTCTACAACAAGGTGCTCCCCCCCACCATCAAGGTGAAGCAACCCCTGGCGCCCCTCCGCGAAGCCCAGACGCCGTTCTACGTCAACACCACCCTGCGTCCCTGGCTCCCGCGCGAGGCGCACCCCCGCCGGGCGGCACTCAGCGCCCTCGGCTTCGGCGGCAGCAACTTCCACTGCGTCCTCGAAGAGCACGGCGCGGAAAAGCCGGCCCCCGACTGGGATGGGACCGTGGAATTGCTCGCGTTTTCCGGCGCCGGCGCGGACGATCTCTCCCGCGCGCTGGACGCCTTCCCCGCGAACGGGTCCTGGGCCGAGGCGCAGCTCGCCGCACGTCAGCTTCGCGCGGATTTCGACGCCGCCGCGCCGTGCCGCTTGCTCATCGTTGCGCAGCAACACGAAACGGATCTCGGGAAGCTCATCGCGCAGGCGAAGTCCACCCTCGCAAGCAAGGGAACCAGCGCCGCCTGGACCCTCCCGACCGGCATATTTTTTGGTTACGGCGCCGCCCCCGGTAAGCTGGCCTTCGTCTTTCCCGGCCAGGGCACGCAATACACCGGCATGCTCCGCGATCTCGCGTGCCAGTTTCCGGAATTCCTCGATGTGCTCGCGCGCGCCAATGCCGTCTACGGCGGCGAAACTGCGCGCCTGAGCGACCGCATCTACCCCGTGCCCGCGTTCTCGCCGGAGGACGAGGCGGAGCAGATGAAGGCCCTCACGGCCACCGCGGTCGCCCCGTCCGCCATCGGAACCGTCAGCGCGGGCGCCCTGCGTGTCGTGGAGCGCTTCGGTATCGCGCCCGACGCCATCGCCGGACACAGCTACGGCGAGATCGTGGGCCTCCTCGCTTCGGGCAAGGTCGATGAGGACGCCTTTCACCGACTCTCCAAACTGCGCGGCGCCCTCATGGGCCAGGGCGAGGGCGACAAGGGCGCCATGATGGCCGTCCGCGCGCTCGAGGCCGACGCCGAGGCTATCATCCGCGAGGAAAACCTCGACGACGTTATCATCGCCAACAAGAACGCCCCGGAGCAGATGGTGCTGGCGGGCGGTACGGAAGCCATCGCCCGCGCGGACAAAGCCTTCGCCGCGCGCGGCGTTCAGACCAAGATTCTCCCCGTCGCCGCGGCCTTCCATAGCCGCTTTGTGTCCCACGTCCGCGACCCCTTCCTGGACGCGCTGCGCAAGATGGATCTACGCGAAGGTGACGTCACCCTCTATTCCAACACCCTCGCCGCGCCCTATCCGGCGGATCGTGAGGCGGCGGAAGTCCTGATCGCCGAGCAACTGGCGAAGCCGGTGGCCTTCGTGGATCAGATCCGCCGCATGCGTGACGACGGCGTGCATACCTTCTTCGAGATCGGGCCGGGGTCGCGAATGTCGGGCCTGATCGGCGCCATCCTCGACGATACGCCCCACCGCGCCGTGGCCGTGGACAGTTCCGGTGGCAAGCGCGACGGCGTTGCCGACCTGGCGCGCGCCCTTGCGGAGCTCGCCGCCCTGGGCCACCGCGTGGACCTGGCGGCCTGGAACGACGGTTGCCGGATCGATCCGGCCGCGCTGCGCCCCAAAGCCAAACTCAGCGTGCCCCTCTGCGGCGCCAACCATGTCACCCCGCGCGCAAAAAAACCAAAGGCCGCGCCGCGCCCCGCCGTGCAGGCGGCGGCCCACGCCCAGCCCTCGGACAACCCCATGCCTTCAAGTACCGCATCCCAAACACCGCCGACACCGGCCCCGCAGAGCGTTGCGCCCGCCGCGTCGTCCCACCCCATGGAACAGCACCTGATCGCCCTGCAGCGCATGCAGCAGCAGACCGCCGAACTGCACCGCCAGTTCCTGGAGGGCCAGCAGGCCGCCATGGAGACCTTCCGCGCGCTCCTGCTTGGCCACACGCCGGACGCCGCAAGCCCCGCGCAGCCGGCCAGGACCACGCCCGCGCCAGCCGTGCCGGTGGCGCCCCCGTCACCCGTCGCATCCACCGTTCCGGCCTCGGTCCCCTCCCACGCGCCCGAAGCGCCATCCGCCCAGTCGATTCCGTCCGCCGCCCCCGTGGTCGCGGATACAAGCCGCATTGAGGCCGCCCTGCTCGCCACGATCGCGGAAAAAACCGGCTACCCCGCCGACATGCTGGAACTCACCATGTCCCTCGACGCGGACCTGGGCATCGACTCCATCAAGCGCGTGGAAATCCTCTCCGCCCTGAAGGAACGCCTCCCCGAGGCCCCCGAATTCGGTCCCGACCAGTTAGGCCAGTTCCACAGCCTCGGCGACATCGTTTCCTACATCGGCGCGAACACGTCTTCCGCTTCCGCGCTCTCCCAGGCATCGAACGCGACCGCGGCCGACAGCAGCCACATCGAGGCCGCCCTGCTCGCCACCATCGCGGAGAAGACCGGCTATCCCGCCGACATGCTCGAACTCTCGATGGCCCTTGACGCGGACCTCGGCATCGATTCCATCAAACGCGTCGAAATCCTCTCCGCCCTGAAGGAACGCCTCCCCGAGGCCCCCGAGTTTGGTCCCGACCAGCTCGGCCAGTTCCACAGCCTCGGCGACATTGTGGCCTACATCGGCGCGAACACCGCGTCGGCAACAGCGCCACCGGCCCCGTCCGATCTTCGCCCCGCGCCCGCCGGGGCCGACACCAGCCAGATCGAAACGGCTCTGCTGCAAGTGATCGACGAGAAGACCGGCTACCCTTCCGACATGCTCGAACTCTCGATGTCCCTCGACGCGGACCTCGGCATCGATTCTATCAAGCGCGTGGAAATCCTCTCCGCCCTGAAGGAGAAACTCCCGATCACCCCGGAATTCGGCCCCGATCAACTCGGCCAGTTCCACACCCTCGGCGACATCGTGGCCTACATCGCCGCCAGCGCACCGTCCGCACCCGCGTCCGCTTCGATGGCCCCGTCCGCGCCGGCACCTGACAACGGCCAGGTAGAAGCCGCGCTCCTCGCCACCATCGCGGAGAAGACTGGCTACCCGGCCGACATGCTCGAACTCACCATGGCGCTCGACGCCGACCTCGGCATCGACTCCATCAAGCGCGTGGAGATCCTCTCCGCATTGCGGGAGAAACTCCCGAACATCCCGGAATTCGGACCCGACCAACTCGGCCAGTTCCAGACCCTCGGCGATATTGTGGCCTACATCGGCACGGGCGCCAGCGCGCCAGCCGCTCCGTCCGCGTCCCAGGAACTTCCGTCGGCGCCAGCCGCCGCCCCGGCGGGCGACCCGCTCTCCGTTGCCGCCCTCGAAGCTTTCGACTTCGAACTGGGCGCGCCTGCATCCCTGCCCGCGAACGGGACCGTCCTGCTGGTGGCCTCGGGGGATCCGCTCGACGCCACCCTGGCCGACGCCCTGCATGCCCGGGGTTTCACCACCCACACCGTACCCTGGGACAGCGATCCCGCCTCCGCCGGCGTCAACACCCCCGTGGGACTCGTGCTCGTCGCCCCGGCGGGCCCCTGTCCCGAGGGCTATGTCCCCCGGGCCTTCGACTGGATTCAGGCGATCGGCGCGCACATGCAGCGGGCCGAAAACGCGTTCCTCGCCACGGTCACCCAGATCGACGGCGCCTTCGGTCTGAACCAGGCCGGTGAGAACGCCGAATCCGGCGCGCTCGCGGGGCTCCTCAAGACCGCCGCGCAGGAATGGCCCAGCCTCCACGGCCGCGCGCTCGACATCGCCGCCGGAACCGCGCCGGAACGCCTCGTCGAAGCGATGCTCGCCGAAGGGCCGGTCGAAATCGGCGTCTCCCCGGACCGCTTCTGCACCCTGCGCCTCCAGCCGCTGGACGTACCGACCGCCGAAACAGACCCCGTCCAGCTGGGCGAGGTCGTCGTGATCAGCGGCGGCGCGCGCGGCGTGACGGCCGACGTCGCGCTCGCAATGGCGCGGGCCTGGAAACCCACCCTCGTGCTCCTGGGCCGAAGCGACGCCCCCGCCCCGGAGGAGGCCTGGCTCCAGCCGCTGCAATCCGAACAGGAAATCCAGCAGGCCCTCATTCAACAGGCCGGCGGCGCCCTGAAACCGAAGGAATTGCGCGATCGCCTGAACGCGATTCTCCGTAACCGCGCCGCGCTCCGCAATATCGAAGCCATGGAGGCCGCCGGAGCCGCCGTGGAGTACTTCGCCGCCGATATCCGCGATCGCGACGCCATCGTGGATCTGCTGGACGAAGTCCGCGGCGAGTACGGCCCGATTCGCGGCATTGTCCACGGCGCCGGCGTACTGGCGGACCGCCTCATCGCCGACAAGACCCCGGAACAGTTTGATCGCGTCTACGGGACAAAGGTCGACGGCCTGCGCGCCCTTCTGGCCGGGGCCGCTTCGGATGACCTGCGCTTCATCGTCTGCTTCTCCTCCTCCACGGGGCGATTCGGGCGAAAGGGCCAGGTTGACTACGCCGCGGCCAACGAGGCCCTCAACAAGTGCGCCCGCCGCGAGGCCCAGGCCCGCCCGGACTGCCGCGTCCTGTCCGTCAATTGGGGACCCTGGGCCGGCGGCATGGTCACCGACGATCTCGCCCGGCTTTTCAAGGCCGAGGGCGTCGGTCTCATTGGCCTGGAGGATGGCGCGCGTTACCTGGTCGACGAATTGCGCCAGCCCGCGCCGCGTCCGGTCGAGGTGGTGGTGATGGGCGGCGCCATCCCCGAGTTTAACGAAATACCGAAACCCGCCGCGCCAGCCCGCAAGACCGCCGCGCCCGCCGCGAAACCCGCCATCGAGGTCGACCTGAGCGTGGAAGCCTTTCCCTTTCTGCGCTCGCACGTCCTGAGCAACAAGGCCGTGCTCCCCGTTGCCATGATCACGGAATGGTTCGCCCATACCGCGCTCCACGCCCACCCCGGCCTCCGATTCCACGGTTTCGACAGCCTGCGCGTCTTCAAGGGCGTCACCCTCGACGCGAACGAACGCGTGCGTCTCGCCCTCTGCACGGGCGACATGCTCCGCACCCCGGACGGCTACGCGGTCCCGGTGGAGCTTCGGAGCAATCCGAGCGGCGACAAGGAAATCCTGCACGCCGCCGCGGAAATCCACCTGGCGGACGCCCTCCCCTCGGCGGAGGCCCGCATCAAGCCGGCGAATCTCCGGAAGAAGGCCTACAACAACGGTGGCCTCTACGAGGGAGGCCACCTCTTCCACGGACCGGCCTTCCAGGGGCTCCACGCGGTCGACGGCGCCGCCAACGACATCATCGCGGCCCTCGTGGGCCGCGCCCCGGCCCCGAAAGAGTGGATTGTCAGCCCGCTGCGCAACACCTGGCTCGCCGACCCCCTCATTCTCGACAGCAGCTTCCAGATGATGATCCTCTGGACCTTCCGCCAGTACGGCGTGGGCAGCCTGCCGAGCTATCTGGGCAGCTACCGTCAATACGCGGCCCGATTCCCGCAGGACGGCGCGCGCATCCTCGTCCAGGTCACGGAACACAACAAGCGGAAGGCCACGGCCGATATCGAATTTGTCGACCCGAAGTCCGGCGCACTCATCGCGCGAATTGACGGCTACGAATGTACCCTGGGCTCATTCCTGAACAAGGCCTTTCAGAACAACACCCTGGATGCGCCTGAGACTATAGGGACTGCCACGGAACAAGCGAGCAAGACGCACCAGTAA